One Succinispira mobilis DSM 6222 genomic window carries:
- the rpsU gene encoding 30S ribosomal protein S21, whose amino-acid sequence MAEIKVGKNETLDSALRRFKRATQKAGVLSEVRKREHYEKPSVKRKKKSEAARKRKTK is encoded by the coding sequence ATGGCAGAGATTAAAGTTGGTAAAAATGAGACGCTAGACAGTGCGCTTCGTCGTTTTAAACGCGCTACACAAAAGGCTGGTGTTCTTTCTGAAGTTAGAAAGCGTGAACACTACGAAAAACCAAGCGTTAAACGTAAGAAAAAATCCGAAGCGGCAAGAAAGCGTAAGACAAAATAA
- a CDS encoding DUF4127 family protein has protein sequence MLKKIFFALFFYTFFSCSNVVFAETNKKIIYIPLDNRPVSLDYVVQTINFAGENLIIPPETLLANNNHLGNPDELMHWLIKNCTRADYAVISTDSLIYGGLVASRTHNEPLNVLLKRAQALNIIRQTNPNLKIYAFSTLMRTPRKSNKFIEPPYYEYYGPDIFRLTALLDKETTLALTALEIAEKNNLLLIIPEEFLSDWFSRRKKNLTIHNYLLDLYTNKAFHFYTIGKDDNAPYSQTHFEAKQLLKTLPQNIPANFKIIAGVDQLGLMLITRAINQNKKFSPAVFVQYTDGAGATTLPAYSDQHLYSSVEDQINLVNAQQTFALEEADLVLVINTPFDGVTLDASNLKNTLVASLPTLKLVDKTKYFMTLQKKVAIADVAFANGADNSFIFELNRAQLCQNLNAYSGWNTADNSIGYALAQGILANHMSSEQKNLLLKIRLVDDWLYQANVRPKIVNRFFKNTPHEQYNLGSETTKINSVISDDLIYKTKDYSIFQNFKFKTALPWQRLFEINVQPLA, from the coding sequence TTGTTAAAAAAAATTTTTTTCGCCCTATTTTTTTATACCTTTTTCAGTTGTTCCAATGTAGTTTTTGCCGAAACAAACAAAAAAATTATATATATCCCACTAGATAACCGACCAGTTTCTCTAGACTATGTTGTCCAAACAATTAACTTTGCGGGTGAAAATTTAATTATCCCTCCCGAGACATTGTTGGCAAATAATAATCACTTAGGCAACCCCGATGAACTAATGCATTGGTTAATAAAAAACTGTACTCGTGCAGATTATGCTGTAATCTCAACAGATAGTCTTATTTATGGCGGATTAGTTGCTTCTAGAACTCATAACGAACCTTTAAATGTTTTACTGAAAAGAGCCCAAGCGTTAAATATTATTAGACAAACTAATCCAAATTTAAAAATATACGCTTTTTCCACTTTAATGCGCACACCGCGTAAAAGCAATAAATTCATTGAGCCACCTTATTATGAATACTATGGTCCTGATATTTTTCGCCTAACTGCATTACTTGATAAAGAAACTACTCTAGCTCTAACAGCACTAGAAATAGCCGAAAAGAATAATCTTTTACTTATAATTCCAGAAGAATTTCTTAGTGACTGGTTCTCGCGGCGAAAAAAAAATCTGACCATACATAACTATTTGCTAGATTTATATACAAATAAAGCTTTTCATTTTTATACTATTGGTAAAGATGACAATGCACCTTATTCGCAAACACACTTCGAAGCTAAACAATTGCTAAAAACCTTACCGCAAAATATTCCCGCTAATTTTAAAATTATAGCTGGCGTAGATCAACTCGGTCTAATGTTAATAACCCGCGCAATAAATCAAAACAAAAAGTTTTCGCCAGCAGTTTTTGTTCAGTATACTGATGGTGCTGGTGCAACTACTTTGCCAGCATATTCCGATCAACATCTTTATTCTTCTGTCGAAGATCAAATAAATCTTGTTAATGCGCAGCAGACCTTTGCTCTCGAAGAAGCAGATCTAGTTTTAGTAATTAACACACCTTTTGATGGAGTAACTTTAGATGCTTCCAACCTCAAAAATACACTAGTTGCTTCATTACCAACACTTAAATTGGTCGATAAAACTAAATATTTTATGACGCTACAAAAGAAAGTCGCTATTGCTGATGTTGCCTTTGCCAATGGTGCAGATAATTCCTTTATTTTCGAGCTAAACCGAGCACAGCTGTGTCAAAATTTAAATGCCTATTCTGGGTGGAATACCGCCGATAACTCCATTGGCTATGCTCTGGCCCAAGGAATACTAGCCAATCATATGAGCAGCGAACAGAAAAATCTGCTCTTAAAAATTCGCTTAGTCGATGACTGGCTTTACCAAGCAAATGTTAGACCCAAAATAGTCAACCGATTTTTTAAAAACACCCCTCACGAACAGTATAACTTAGGTTCAGAAACCACCAAAATAAATTCTGTGATTTCTGACGATCTTATTTACAAAACCAAAGATTATTCCATTTTTCAAAACTTTAAATTTAAAACCGCTCTACCTTGGCAAAGATTATTTGAAATTAATGTCCAACCGCTAGCTTAA
- the floA gene encoding flotillin-like protein FloA (flotillin-like protein involved in membrane lipid rafts): MAELFGGGFIIVLIVIGISLFLNLVPIGLWISALAAGVNVGIFNLVGMRLRRVSPSKIVMPLIKANKAGLPVSVNQLEAHYLAGGDVDKVVDALIAAHRADIPLTFERACAIDLAGRNVLEAVQMSVNPKVIETPVVSAVAKNGIELRVKARVTVRANIDRLVGGAGEGTIIARVGEGIVTSVGSALDHKAVLENPDHISRTVLAKGLDSGTAFEILSIDIADVDVGRNIGAELMTDQAEADKRIAQARAEERRAMAVAKEQEMRAYTQEMQAKVVEAQAKVPLALSVALEKGNLGVMDYYQMNNIIADTDMRKNIAGLEEFDKNNDPK, from the coding sequence ATGGCAGAATTGTTTGGTGGAGGCTTCATTATAGTTTTAATTGTAATAGGTATTAGCCTGTTTTTAAATTTGGTACCAATCGGGCTTTGGATTTCGGCTTTAGCTGCTGGTGTGAATGTTGGCATATTTAACTTGGTGGGGATGCGTTTGCGCAGAGTTTCTCCTTCGAAAATAGTAATGCCTTTGATTAAGGCTAATAAGGCCGGTTTGCCAGTTAGTGTTAACCAATTAGAAGCACATTACTTAGCTGGTGGGGATGTTGATAAAGTTGTTGATGCTCTGATTGCGGCACATAGAGCCGATATTCCTTTAACATTTGAACGGGCTTGTGCTATCGATTTGGCAGGCAGAAATGTTTTAGAAGCCGTGCAAATGAGTGTTAATCCTAAAGTGATTGAAACACCGGTTGTTTCGGCAGTGGCAAAAAACGGAATAGAATTACGAGTTAAAGCACGAGTAACGGTTAGAGCTAACATCGATCGCTTGGTAGGTGGCGCTGGTGAAGGTACAATAATTGCTCGGGTTGGAGAAGGGATTGTAACTAGTGTCGGTTCAGCACTTGATCATAAGGCAGTATTGGAAAATCCAGATCATATATCTCGAACTGTTTTAGCAAAAGGGTTAGATTCGGGGACAGCTTTTGAAATATTGTCGATAGATATTGCGGATGTTGATGTAGGTAGAAATATTGGAGCAGAGTTAATGACTGATCAGGCAGAAGCTGATAAACGCATTGCTCAAGCTCGCGCAGAAGAACGCAGAGCGATGGCTGTTGCCAAAGAACAAGAAATGCGTGCTTATACGCAAGAGATGCAAGCTAAAGTAGTTGAAGCGCAAGCAAAAGTGCCACTCGCTCTTTCAGTGGCCTTAGAAAAAGGTAATTTAGGTGTTATGGATTATTATCAAATGAATAATATAATTGCGGATACTGATATGCGTAAGAATATTGCAGGGTTAGAAGAGTTTGACAAAAACAACGACCCTAAATAA
- a CDS encoding NfeD family protein: MRLGICVLLIIMNLFGGGGLKSEAAEKNIVVFNIEGEIDPSSVAVLKKAYDKAEQLQASLIIMQMDTFGGRVDSATQMRDIIIESKIPTVCLIKNRAWSAGALIALAHNKIAMTSSASIGAAEPIPNTEKNISALKAEFASTAKHSKRNEAIAEAMVDKSLGYGNYAKPGQILSLTQEQALREKFADFGADDIDAVVKELKIEQGNKVIVEKTYRESLIGFFDNPAVKSILITVIILGLITEIKTAGTGIAGLMAIIAGIAVFGSSIVTTSGGMLPALVFLAGVALLILEVFIPGFGISGMLGIVFLMGSFFLVLGGGTEAVRWLLLSLGLAVAGVYVLSKYITSTSIYNRLILKEGNADLGVTKKNVNENLLRQVGVTITQMRPTGKIKIEEKQYDALTSGEFLEVGESIVIVKIQGGQIYVEKQ, translated from the coding sequence TTGCGTTTAGGAATATGTGTGTTGCTAATAATTATGAATTTATTTGGGGGGGGAGGACTTAAGTCTGAAGCTGCTGAAAAAAATATAGTTGTTTTCAATATTGAAGGAGAGATTGACCCTAGTAGCGTGGCTGTTTTAAAAAAAGCTTATGACAAAGCAGAACAACTTCAAGCAAGTTTAATTATTATGCAAATGGATACATTTGGTGGGCGGGTTGATTCTGCAACACAAATGCGTGATATCATAATTGAAAGTAAAATACCTACAGTGTGTTTAATAAAAAATAGAGCTTGGTCGGCAGGCGCGTTAATAGCGCTTGCACATAATAAAATTGCAATGACAAGTAGTGCTAGTATCGGCGCTGCTGAACCGATTCCTAATACTGAAAAAAACATCTCTGCTTTGAAGGCGGAATTTGCAAGCACCGCAAAACATAGCAAACGTAATGAAGCAATAGCGGAGGCAATGGTTGATAAAAGTTTAGGCTATGGAAACTATGCGAAACCGGGACAAATTTTGTCTTTGACGCAAGAGCAAGCGTTGCGAGAAAAATTTGCAGATTTTGGAGCGGATGACATTGATGCGGTTGTAAAAGAATTAAAGATTGAGCAAGGGAACAAAGTAATTGTTGAAAAAACATATAGGGAAAGTTTGATTGGGTTTTTTGATAATCCTGCAGTTAAATCAATTTTAATTACAGTAATAATATTGGGTTTGATAACGGAAATTAAAACGGCGGGAACTGGGATTGCTGGATTAATGGCAATTATTGCTGGAATTGCTGTTTTTGGAAGTAGCATAGTTACTACTTCAGGTGGAATGTTGCCTGCGTTAGTTTTTTTGGCAGGCGTAGCCTTGTTAATTTTAGAGGTTTTTATTCCTGGATTTGGAATTAGTGGAATGTTAGGAATAGTATTTTTAATGGGGAGTTTCTTTTTGGTTTTAGGTGGTGGCACTGAAGCTGTGAGATGGCTGTTATTAAGTCTAGGTTTGGCTGTTGCTGGAGTGTATGTCTTAAGTAAATATATAACTAGTACCAGTATCTACAATAGGCTTATTTTAAAAGAAGGAAATGCAGATTTAGGTGTAACCAAAAAAAATGTCAATGAGAATTTATTGCGACAAGTAGGAGTAACAATAACTCAAATGCGCCCAACTGGGAAAATTAAAATTGAAGAAAAACAATATGATGCATTAACTAGTGGGGAGTTTTTAGAAGTAGGTGAGTCCATTGTAATTGTTAAGATTCAAGGTGGTCAAATATATGTTGAAAAACAGTAA
- a CDS encoding GatB/YqeY domain-containing protein translates to MSIKVRLTEDMKQAMRDREAGKFRLSVIRMVLSSIKNVEINERRELSEDDMLGILSKEVKMRRDSYEEFKKAGRDDLAEPALAEIEILTAYLPEQLTAEQLREIIQEAITSTGASTQKEMGKVMAAIMPKTKGRADGKLVNQIVRELLS, encoded by the coding sequence ATGTCTATAAAAGTTCGTTTAACAGAAGATATGAAGCAAGCGATGCGTGACCGTGAGGCAGGCAAGTTTAGGCTTTCAGTGATTCGTATGGTTTTATCGAGCATTAAGAATGTAGAAATTAACGAACGGCGTGAGCTTTCAGAAGATGATATGTTAGGTATTTTGAGTAAAGAAGTTAAAATGCGACGTGATTCTTATGAAGAGTTTAAAAAAGCTGGTAGAGACGATTTGGCGGAACCAGCTTTGGCAGAAATAGAAATATTGACTGCTTATTTGCCGGAACAACTTACAGCTGAACAGTTGCGTGAAATTATTCAAGAAGCGATTACAAGCACTGGTGCGTCTACGCAAAAAGAAATGGGTAAAGTTATGGCTGCGATTATGCCAAAAACTAAAGGACGAGCAGATGGTAAGTTGGTAAATCAAATAGTTCGTGAGCTTTTAAGTTAG